A section of the Lepus europaeus isolate LE1 chromosome 19, mLepTim1.pri, whole genome shotgun sequence genome encodes:
- the EXOSC6 gene encoding exosome complex component MTR3, translated as MPGDHRRIRGPDESQPPQLYAADEEEEPAARDPTRLRPVYARAGLLSQAKGSAYLEAGATKVLCAVSGPRQVEGSERGSGPAGAGGEAPAALRGRLVCDFRRAPFSGRRRRAPPGGGEERELALALQEALEPAVRLSRYPRAQLEVSALLLEDGGSALAAALTAAALALADAGVEMYDLVVGCGLSRAPGPTPAWLLDPTRLEEERAAAGLTVALMPVLNQVAGLLGSGEGDATETWAEAVRLALEGCQRLYPVLQQCLVRAARRRGAAPP; from the coding sequence ATGCCCGGGGACCACCGCCGCATCCGCGGACCAGACGAGTCGCAGCCGCCGCAGCTGTACGCCGCCGACGAGGAGGAGGAGCCCGCCGCCCGAGACCCGACGCGGCTGCGGCCGGTGTACGCGCGCGCCGggctgctgagccaggccaagggctcGGCCTACCTGGAGGCGGGAGCCACCAAGGTGCTGTGCGCCGTGTCGGGCCCACGCCAGGTCGAGGGCAGCGAGCGAGGGAGCGGCCCGGCCGGAGCCGGCGGCGAGGCCCCGGCCGCGCTGCGCGGCCGCCTGGTCTGCGATTTCCGCCGCGCGCCTTTCTCGGGCCGCCGGCGCCGGGCGCCTCCGGGCGGCGGCGAGGAGCGCGAGCTGGCCCTGGCCTTGCAGGAGGCGCTGGAGCCGGCCGTGCGCCTGAGCCGCTACCCGCGCGCGCAGCTCGAGGTGTCGGCGCTGCTGCTGGAGGACGGCGGCTCGGCCCTGGCCGCCGCCCTCACGGCCgccgccctggccctggccgaCGCGGGCGTCGAGATGTACGACCTGGTGGTGGGCTGCGGCCTGAGCCGCGCGCCGGGGCCCACGCCCGCCTGGCTGCTGGACCCGACGCGGCTGGAGGAGGAGCGCGCCGCCGCCGGCCTCACCGTGGCGCTCATGCCGGTGCTCAACCAGGTGGCCGGGCTGCTGGGCAGCGGGGAGGGCGACGCGACCGAGACTTGGGCCGAAGCCGTGCGGCTGGCCCTCGAGGGCTGCCAGCGACTCTACCCGGTGCTGCAGCAGTGCCTGGTGCGGGCCGCCCGCCGCAGGGGCGCCGCCCCGCCCTGA